From the genome of Medicago truncatula cultivar Jemalong A17 chromosome 2, MtrunA17r5.0-ANR, whole genome shotgun sequence:
ACATGCTCAAGATAGGCTGGTTATATACTATGATATGATAAGTGCAACTAGTTTTAAATAACTAATATGTCAATTTCAATGGAGGATTTTAGAGCATCATAATGATGGATCTAATTGGATGCTCACCAcacttaatttttcttcttaattagTTTCAATTACACTTTTCATAATCAATTaacgcatttttttttttttttttttttttgtaaaaatattgaatagAACAAGTGGCCTGATAGGAGTCTATTCCTAGTTTGTTTAAGGCAATTGGCTTGatctaatttgttttttttttaatttttaaaaaggcagtttagaatttttaaaaagcctatttatataaatagaaatggCCACCTTGAATTTGAAGTAAAACTTTTGGGTTCATTGTGTACATATATGAGACCAAATATTTGGGTTCAGTGATAGATCTTTTTAGAGCTGATTGGGCAGGTAACAATGGAGGGTGGCGTTGGAGAAGAAAACTTTTTGCTTGCGAGGAAGAATTATGTTGTTAGATTATACTCTTTGTTTTCTACATTCTTTTACATGAATATGTTTTAGACATGTGGGTTTGGAGGCTTCATCATGACGAGACTTTCTATATTAAAGGTGTTTATCAATTTCTTCACGCATAATGTGTTAGATGAACCTTTATCTTTTCAGGATTTGATTTGGAACAAATCGACTCCTTTAAAAATATCTCGATTATCTTCGAGACGACTTCAAAATCTTGCTTCCTATAAAAACCAATTTGATTGcgctttatttttttgaaagtgtTAGGTACGACAGTTGAATTGGTTAAGTACCTCGtgtgcaacttttttttttagggaagtacCTCGTGTGCATTGTCAAGATATTTCATTCttcatgcaaaacaacttattgacTTTTTCCACTTAAAAAAGGAATTCCGTAATTATTTCCAAGCCATTTCATTCACTTACACTATGATCATTTGGTGATTTGGTGACCGGTTGAAAATTCAGGTTTTCTTCTTGTCTTAATCTTTGGGGGAACTTTTTTATCAAACTCTTGTATCTCTACTATTTTCTATTCTTTGCGCTTCTTATGTTAGtatattcttttaatatatTCCTTTTGGctttccaaaaataaataacatatgaGATTAAACAAACAGAAcaatttaagtgttttttttaagtagccaaaatgaaatttaataaaatcacaTCCTGACAAATACAAGGAGTGTTAGGCCAGGAGTCGTAAAATAGTAacatacaaaataatttaagtGCTTTTAACTTCAACGGAAAAATTCATCGCTGTTTTCTTGCAATGTATCAAATCTCATTTGATATTACCATTGTAAAGGTAATTTCCATGGATATGATAACATTTTAAGAGGATCTTCAATAGAGGAGTCTTTTACTTAACAAGAATACCAATCTATTAAGAACGCtcattagaagaagaaaaaaatggatatcGATTAGTTGCTAGCAAACTATATAAGACCTCTCCCTTTAGTAACTAATGGGTActacaaataaaatagaaaataaagtaGATAAAAATTGATCCGACTATTTCAAGTTTAAGtgattatttcttctttttaatttctttttatttattttctaagtACACATGTTAAAGTACATATTAGTGGACCTACTTAATgactattttttgtttaatatcaTTGGAGTCATTGAGTCCATAATTgatacttttatttaaaaattataaataaataacgtGTATccatttaaagtctttttttaatttactacCATTGTTGATGCGCTATGTACtatgaaaacaaaacattacctcgaaaaatgaaaaaaataacaatgacaAATTTTCTTGACAAAGAAATGTGGCAAAGGGAAATTTATTGGCTTAATACATCCCTCGGTCCCTTTGAGGAAATTTATTGGTGATACACGGTTAGATATGATGAGCTTCCTTTATTCAACGGTCTTCTTTTTGagagatttaaaattaataaaataggacCAAATCGATGACGAAAACAAAgataaggaccaaattgaaacgtttaatagttaagagaccaaactgaaaaattaaaataagttaagggatcggAGGATGTATTAAACCGAAATTTATTAGAATTGAAGCACGttcaaataaagaaaaacaaagatcAAGCCtcatttttgtcaaaaagaaaagatcAAGCCTCATTAGCCACACTGCAATTATCATTAGAGAAGGGTAATATTCATAGGCTAACAAAGGTTCATACTTCCCTATGAACATCCAAAGCCAAAACATTGTTACATTTATCCTATACATCTAAATAACTTCTAAACGTTCTCTGAACACTTTCAAGATATTAGAAAAAGTAACAATACCAACTAAGCTACAATCATCCTCAATAACCCACAAGTAGTTCACTCTATGAGAAATTGCTTGAATCATCACAGCAATCAAAGAGCTCTTGGGATGACAAACAATAGCCTCTACATTTCTCACAAATCTTGCCGAATAGCTCGATGACCTTGCGTGCTTTCCTGACCTCGTCAGACCCTCCTCATCAGAGGAAGACGAGGTCGACACCTCACTGGTTAAGGAAGTCAAAATTGTAAACTTTTGTAGCAATTTCTCCAAATTCTTCTCCTTCAACCTTGCCTTTACAAGTCTCACAAGATCCTCTGGTGGGGCACCACAGTCAATGTAGGCCATCAAGTCCCCTGCAGACAAAGCTGTGATCGCGACAGCAACCGTCTCATCACAACAAGCAAGGGTGAAGGGTGATATCTCACCGACGAATGTCCCATCATCACTGTCAACAATTGCAACAGAAGTTTGTTGTGCAAGCGACTTTGAGATGGCTTCAACAGCGGAAGACGCAGGGGAATAGTAATCGATTGCGAGCACATCGGGGCTGATGATATCGAGAGAATCAATGGAGTATGCAGGGAGTGGAGTGAAGAGGCCAATGGAACCAAGCAAGAACCTGATCACATCCTCTTGTGTTAACCAACAGAATTCAACACCGTTGtggttgttgattgttgatgacTTTTGTTGCTGTTTTCTCCTTGAAATTCCACCTCTTTTTGTTTGCAAAATTGGCACCACAAGATTCTGTGCTCCCTGGAGTATGAGATCAATGGCTTCCAATAAGCTGTATCATCAAAATAACAAGAATAAgggttaattaattaaaattcttaATCTTGATCATACTAAACTAAAGCACATTAAAACATAATTTCAAGATTcaaagatatataaaaaaagtacctAGAAGAAGATTCAAGCTGAACAACAAGACCACCAACCTTAGGCAAAACTACAGAAACCAAAGCATTAAGAGCTTTAGAAGGACACAAAAGATTTTCTGGTTTGCAAAGGTAACAAATAACATCAACCATGCAAACTTTCCCAACACATTGACAACGAGTGAATTCAGAATGGTCACAGCTCCAAACACTGACGAAACTATCGTCGGAGCTTCTAAGGACTTCAATTGCCTCGGCAATGGTAGCCGACGTTGAAATAGACTTCAACGGCGGCTTACCGAGACAGAGTTCAGATAACTCATGTGCCAGAAAGGATACTGCCATGCAAAAGAATGAACGCGGAGGCGTTGAGAATGTTGAAACGGTTGTTGAAATATTGAAACACGTTTTTGTTTGAATGAAATAGAGGGAAATGAAAGCGTGTACTtatagaagagaagaaaataacATCGGAGTCAAGTGGAAAGAGAAGGTTATGGTAATTGTTATAAATCCggtcaaaaattaaatttttagattcatttccttaaaaaaaaaacattttaaattcatttccttaaaaaaaaaaacattttaaattcattcaattaatgatgtatatgctCTTTATcatagatcacatacatcattttatgaataaatctaaaatgttgatttttgtttataataatgatgGTGTATGTTGCATTatatatttgttcattattttcagataatttttaaaggataaTGTTTCATGTACACACTTTTTTCCATACACACATTGTACCACTCCATGTGAGAATGTGTGACAGACAATacatgtgagttttttttttgtgtggggGGACCACAATGACACTTGTCAAAATTGTGTGTAAGTGTACAAGTGGTACATGCCACTTAAGGTGATCTATGTATCACTACTCTAAAACTTTCTTTcagtatttttcaaaaaaaaaaaaaaattctcacagCATTCttattgtctttttcttttgaataatgCTAACAAGACTTAGGGCCCGTTTAGACTaagcttattttaaaattatgcaaataaaaatatatgtattattcataagtttgtaaatatagtttataaaaaaacatttttttcattaacgagaagttataaattaacataaaaacttatttatttttataaactcaaataagtctaATCCAATCGAGTTACCCTTGTATTAAGTGGCATACACGAAGGttccattattttaaaaatgtgtcCTATATACATAAATTGGTATGGCTGATAGTCATATGTAATTTATTCAATAAGAGATtgaatgttaaaaataaaaaataaaagtgtgttGAAAATAAGGTACATTTATTCAATATGTACATTTGAGAATATATTTTGagttcattataaaaaaaattaagattttgatttAGTCCAGAAAAAAGCCTttaaagtagaagaaaaaaaaatcacaattttaaaaacaaatacgGATTGTTTGATAAGGCGTTGTGTCGCATATCAGATCGATCGACAAGCCGGCATCTCAAGTCTCAACATATGTTCTTTACTAGGAATACATATTATCGATCACAAACTTTGATCAACTTGCACAATATATTAATGATTCTTACTAGGAATCATATTATTGCATGTGCATTATCAATTTACGTATAGTAAAAAACTTCTCAAGAACCAACAAGATATTTTAACTGAGTGGAAGGAGGAAAAAATATGTGGGTAAATTTGTAGATGATTGGATGTAGAATTTGTTTAAcagttaaatttattttaaaataaatcaatataaaaatataacatgacaATTAACAAGTGGACTATGATACTGCACAACCAAACTTCATATTACCATTGTGTTCACCAAATATTTGTCCaaacttttttataatatatatttaatttgtccaaaatttgataaataatgCATTAACAAGTACACTACTccacttgttaaaaaaaaaaaacaagtacaCTACTCCAGCTAATTTTCACATtactaattaattttcaatcctTATTTATATTTGTCATGCGTGATGGTGACTGATGACAAACATAATGTAAGCAAGAAGCATGTACAATATATGTTACTGGCTCTCAAGAACTTTAGATATAGAATAAAGGAAAATCTTATACGTAGCATGTTTAATCAAATTGATGcctctaaaattattttataaaaaataattattattaatttgtctTTATGTTAATACTCTAATCAAAGCATAATTACTTATACGTGGAatattcatatttcataatTGAAACCCGAGGCAatgtatttataatttatttatagcaATTTAATCTAACTTACCTACATGTTAAATGGACGATCCCAAGAGGAAGACATTGATGGCTAACCAAACTACATATATTTATCCCATCTATATATTCATGatcaaatgaaaacaaaatttaaatattaatttgcaTTGCTTCTGTGGTGATTTATACATTTGTTTGAGTTATTTAGATTGATAGACCATTAACTCTTcggattttaagaaaaatttgtgtAAGAAACTGATTAGATATCTACATATCATTTAATCTAAAAGTTTCGCTTAAAAGATTGGAGTACTCATTTAGTTCTATTagtgtttttctttctcttctctttcataTATGTTTCCTCTACATGAGTTAATATTATTTGAGACATTGTCAAACATTAAGTGCGAACACATTTTTTAGTCGAAATTTAAACATTGATTTATCATGTTTTAAGAGACTAACACTCCCACTAGACTCAACCTTGATGATATAGTTCTATTGTGGTGCATATAATCCTCATGTTTTGGTGTGTCGGATTAGCAAACATAAAATTCAAAGAAAGTGAGTGGAGGGAAAGAATAAAGATGGGTTTAGACCTCTCAAAATGAGAAACGTCTCTCTAATATGTAGGAGTCAATGATTTTTGACAGCAAAGTAGAATCTTAATATAGATCCAAAAACAAACGGGGAGAGAAGAAAAGGTCATTTAGGTCAACATAAGTGCACATGATTGGGTCAGAAGGGAAACGGTGATGAGCTGTGTGGTACTCCGTACATTACACATGCAACAAATAGGTAGAAATACATGCATGCAAGTTTCATCATAACTACTGCGAACTTGCTTTGGTTCTGTCTTTACATTTTGATGTTGTtcttgtttcattgctttaggtGTTACTATTGTGTCTTTGTTAGATCCAAACACGTCTCTCATTCTGAGCAACAAGGATCCTCTATTTTTGGAAGAGAAAAATAGAGGGATTTTAGACAAAAATAAggagaaataaaaaagacaatgaTGTAAAAAATTGAGGggaaaaaaatgagagaaaataaattaagagatAGATAAAGAGAATAAGAGAGAATACTCTATccaaataatataaacaaaagtgaAAGTTGACAAATACGGACTAGATATTTTATCACATACGTAAATAGAAGGTATAAAGCAGAAGACAAATGGTCGAAAACACTAAATGAGAATGGATTTTATTTGTTGACAGATATATATGTTGgtgtttttttaaatgatttagcCGAAAACTTGAGAGTGTAACTAAATTAATTATCTTCTACTCAGTTCAGATGTGCACTCTAGGTgaagaattttaaatttgttacaaatatttaaatagtaaatttagtCATTATAAATCataaggaaaaaagaaagagaaaaaaaaaaacatgccaTTGATATTGAAGTGCACCTACAAAAACAAGTGTTGTCTTGGAAAATTGGTTTGTGAAGGGGTTACAAAAAACCTGTCATGGAAAATattgttcattttgattttaataatttaggctattgaaaaataataaacaatgtTGTTGTGAATGATTTGGCATAATAGAAATGAAGTAGTTTGGAATAATAACATGAGCAACTCACAGCAAATTGGAATTAAAGCATTTCATCTCTGACAAAATTGGTATATTGTAAACTGATGCAGCAAGGTGCTATATGTGTACACCGTAATGAACTTTGTGTGAAGTGGGAGAAGTCTAGAATGGGATGGCTCAAATGTAACGTGGACGTCGGCTTTTTTAGGGTTCCGGTATTATATGTTCAGGTTGTTGTGTTAGAAATTGCTAAACATGAGTTTGGAAGATTAAACATCAAATTTTGGGATTAAGATTTAGTGTTGTGTGAGTTGAAAAAAGTGATATTTCCGCCTTGAAAAGAATAAACATGTTAGTATAAGAGAAATACCTTTAATAGAGTGACATACTTTGGTAGTTCATAAGAGTTGTGATGTGACTTTTATGAACAATTAgggttatgatatttttttattacccaaaaatgttaaaataactttttaatattatCTGAAAAGTGTTTGTGAACGGAATAAGCActcatgaatatatatatatatatatatatatatatatatatatcacaaacTTGAGCTAAAtggtatattttttatattgttcgAAAATGTTAAACTAACTTTGTAACATTATTTGAAAGTGTTTTTGTAATGAACATCTTTCTTAAGTGAAAGGTTGAAAGTTTATGACATTCACAAACCCAAATTCGATGAACACAAGGATTTTGAAAGTTTATGATGTTCACAAACCCGAATTCGATGAAGAAGCCATTGTACAAAACACACACAAATTGGTTTCACTCCCGTTATGCCCTTACAGACCCACACATAAAGATGGAATGTAAAGTGATGAAGTCTTATGGACAGTGTGAGGTCCAATTTAAAGATGGTGTCATTTAATTTGAGATGTCCATCATATCTCACTATCAACATATGTTATTGATTCACTATTTTAAATTGGCTTATTTTCATTCTTGAGGCATTCGGGACAAAATTTGTCGCGGTAAATAACAATGTTGTTTTCTTAATCATTGTCATTTGCAATAATTTActtaatgaaattaatttagTAGTTAGAAATCAATAACAATAATTGacattattctattttattttataccatCAATTAGAAgattacaaaattatttatgtgTATCCATTTTtcttatgagaaatgatatttgtacaaccattttagtataatttttggacaactttctctttGGTTTTGAGTTTTGACTAATAAAGAGAAAGAATATGAAGGTTatcacaaaatagttgtacaaatataattatttctcCTTATATATATGGTTAGGAGAAGACCACCATTTCTCACATTTGTCCCTTTAGTCAACATTGATGAATTGATACATGGAAGCTCCGTGTTTTGTAACTCATGTTATGTTAGAGGACAAGTAACAGGTTTTCAAAATGCAAAAGTGGAATTGAGAAATTCTTAGGCAATGCATATGaatcaatcaatattttttttcttttatatatgaaAAGAAGTCACCACGTCCAACAAAATTGTAAACatctataaaatattaatgattgCTCTTGAGACACACTGCAATTGCTCAAATTTACAAATATTGTTGGTTGAACAGTAGTTAAGTGTCATTCATTACAAAATAGTAGCTAATTGTCGTTCGGCACTTTTTAGATTTAAATCGTTTCAACTGATTTAAAAAGTTCTCTGAACATCATATCTCCAGACTCTGTTCGTAAGCATCTAATTCAGTTTGGTCACTTGGCGGGGTTACCACGATCTACGCATTCATTCTTCAAAGTGATCTGGCACGTATCCGTTTGGATagtttggaaggaaagaaacaataGGATCTTCAAAAGCAAAGCTCTAGATTTGGTTCAATTAGTAGACAGTAAAATTTGTATCTATTTCTTGGTTGAGGGTGAATAGGCTAACTTCAGCTTTCAGTTATAATGACTTGTGGCGACACCCTTTAATTTGTATGGGTGTTAGGGAGTAGTCTTTTTATcatatttctttttgttgtgtttttcgGAAAAAATACATCTCTTGTATTTTTTGAGGAGTGATTCTTTCTGCACATCTTGTGCGAGATGAATTTCCCCTGTTGTTTAATCTATTTccattttggtaaaaaaaaaaataaaaaatctccaaaCAATAATTAACTGTCGATGATGATATTTTCGTCAGTGCAGGGTGCCTAAGAGAAAACCATAAGTGTTcaaagagcaattttcataaTGGTGGGTTTATTCAATAGGCTGAAGCTTATTCTGAAAGCAATTTTCAAGGGAGGCTGGTAAATACAAAAATAAGAGTTTACTTATTCCACTCCTTAATATttaatctttataaaaaaaatataatttgatacaacattttttttaatgcaagtTGATACTAGAATTTATGCAAAAAACTTAATTTgatacaatatattttttaatgcaaatatAAGAGTTTGTTTATTTCCACCTCTTACTCCCTCTAATTCAAAATGTGTGTctctttaacaacaaaaaaaaaaattgtattaaaatgAATGGTATACccacttttcaatataaaattttccaatTATTCCCTTTAATCAATGTTGTGTACACTATTTTCAAagtaatatattttacttttatgaAAAAACATATCAATAGTTATCACGCGTAGATTAGTAAAAAAGACCCCTCTAATATGCACCCTTTTAAAAAGTAGCAGGTATTTTTGTATcttcattcaattcaacaatCTACTCTAGAAGCTTTATATGTAGGTTGTTAATCC
Proteins encoded in this window:
- the LOC25487367 gene encoding CBS domain-containing protein CBSX5, yielding MAVSFLAHELSELCLGKPPLKSISTSATIAEAIEVLRSSDDSFVSVWSCDHSEFTRCQCVGKVCMVDVICYLCKPENLLCPSKALNALVSVVLPKVGGLVVQLESSSSLLEAIDLILQGAQNLVVPILQTKRGGISRRKQQQKSSTINNHNGVEFCWLTQEDVIRFLLGSIGLFTPLPAYSIDSLDIISPDVLAIDYYSPASSAVEAISKSLAQQTSVAIVDSDDGTFVGEISPFTLACCDETVAVAITALSAGDLMAYIDCGAPPEDLVRLVKARLKEKNLEKLLQKFTILTSLTSEVSTSSSSDEEGLTRSGKHARSSSYSARFVRNVEAIVCHPKSSLIAVMIQAISHRVNYLWVIEDDCSLVGIVTFSNILKVFRERLEVI